The following coding sequences lie in one Myxococcus xanthus genomic window:
- a CDS encoding GumC family protein — protein sequence MDGTGFDPAGGAGGLTPAGLMQHVRAVWRRKWVVLGVAVVVAALTAAHTLREPKVYSASASLIIDVMAPRFLDGEVKEVMGEERSNYWFNKEYYATQSQIITSRAVAGRVVDKLGLSTDADFLGMAHVTDEKTRLQAMQGADAVALVQSRIRVIPARDSRVINIAVDDFDARRAALLANEVAAAYMAENLALKLRTTEDARDWLEIRLAELESQSKTSELAVYDFKKDADMLSTSLESRMSIVSERINSFNLKLTEVRIQIAAQQARVEAIHRLRKASPEDETWAEALSGATDGPIQDLRRSYTELRMTCAELGERYLAEHPKLLECNRKLSVVREDFLKSLGNVVRGAETSLAESVAQEKNLVRLLDAEKSEAFLVNKKAIEFDRLKRDSDNNQRLYELVARRLKDIELSGMLRTSNVRVLDPARPILVPVKPHVRRNLAVGLVMGLLAGLGVVLLLELLENSVATQADVEERLGLAFLGVMPRLDGSKPPRERDLHVHREPKSTAAECCRAIRTNLLFMSPDNPFKTLVVTSSGPQEGKSTTCINLGVAMAQSGNRVLLLDTDMRRPRLHRAFGVPNELGISSLVVGEGTLDAAVKSTEVPGLFVLPCGPLPPNPAELLHTQTFTDLLKAASERFDRVILDSPPINAVADAAVLATKCDGVVLVLKAAKTNRESARRALRSLADVQARMYGAILNDVDLSAPRYGDSYLGYQGYGQYAEDSKDGVAQS from the coding sequence GTGGATGGAACCGGTTTCGACCCGGCCGGCGGCGCCGGTGGCCTGACGCCCGCGGGCCTCATGCAGCATGTGCGCGCGGTGTGGCGCCGCAAGTGGGTCGTCCTTGGCGTGGCGGTGGTGGTGGCGGCGCTCACGGCCGCCCACACGTTGCGCGAGCCCAAGGTGTACTCGGCCAGTGCCTCGCTCATCATCGACGTGATGGCGCCTCGCTTCCTGGATGGGGAGGTGAAGGAGGTGATGGGCGAGGAGCGCAGCAACTACTGGTTCAACAAGGAGTACTACGCCACCCAGAGTCAAATCATCACCTCGCGCGCGGTGGCGGGCCGGGTGGTGGACAAGCTGGGCCTGTCCACGGACGCGGACTTCCTGGGCATGGCGCACGTCACCGACGAGAAGACGCGCCTGCAGGCGATGCAGGGCGCGGACGCGGTGGCGCTGGTCCAGTCGCGCATCCGGGTGATTCCCGCGAGGGACTCGCGGGTGATCAACATCGCGGTGGATGACTTCGACGCCAGGCGCGCCGCGCTGCTAGCCAACGAGGTGGCCGCCGCGTACATGGCGGAGAACCTGGCCCTCAAGCTCCGGACGACGGAGGACGCGCGCGACTGGTTGGAGATTCGTCTGGCCGAGCTGGAGTCGCAGTCCAAGACGAGCGAGCTTGCCGTCTACGACTTCAAGAAGGACGCGGACATGCTGTCCACGTCGCTCGAGTCGAGGATGAGCATCGTCAGTGAGCGCATCAACAGCTTCAACCTGAAGCTGACCGAGGTGCGCATCCAGATTGCCGCTCAGCAGGCGCGGGTGGAGGCCATCCACCGGCTGCGCAAGGCATCTCCGGAGGATGAGACGTGGGCGGAGGCGCTGTCGGGCGCCACGGATGGACCCATCCAGGACCTGCGGCGCAGCTACACCGAGCTGCGCATGACGTGCGCGGAGCTGGGCGAGCGCTACCTGGCCGAGCACCCGAAGCTCCTGGAGTGCAACCGCAAGCTGTCGGTGGTGCGCGAGGACTTCCTCAAGAGCCTGGGCAACGTGGTGCGCGGCGCGGAGACGTCGCTGGCGGAGTCGGTGGCGCAGGAGAAGAACCTGGTGCGCCTGCTGGACGCGGAGAAGTCGGAGGCCTTCCTGGTGAACAAGAAGGCCATCGAGTTCGACCGGCTCAAGCGCGACTCGGACAACAACCAGCGCCTCTACGAGCTGGTGGCCAGGCGCCTGAAGGACATCGAGCTGTCAGGCATGCTGCGCACCAGCAACGTGCGCGTGCTGGACCCGGCGCGGCCCATCCTGGTGCCGGTGAAGCCTCACGTGCGCCGCAACCTGGCGGTGGGGCTGGTGATGGGACTGCTGGCGGGCCTGGGCGTGGTGTTGCTGCTGGAGCTCCTGGAGAACAGCGTGGCCACGCAGGCGGACGTGGAGGAGCGGTTGGGGCTGGCCTTCCTGGGCGTGATGCCGCGGCTGGACGGCAGCAAGCCGCCGCGCGAGCGGGACCTGCACGTCCACCGCGAACCCAAGTCGACAGCGGCGGAGTGCTGCCGCGCCATCCGCACCAACCTGCTGTTCATGTCGCCGGACAACCCGTTCAAGACGCTGGTGGTGACGTCCAGCGGGCCGCAGGAAGGCAAGTCCACCACCTGTATCAACCTGGGCGTGGCCATGGCCCAGAGCGGCAACCGGGTGCTGCTGCTGGACACGGACATGCGCCGGCCGCGCCTGCACCGCGCCTTCGGAGTGCCCAACGAGCTGGGCATCTCCTCGCTGGTGGTGGGTGAGGGCACGCTGGACGCGGCGGTGAAGAGCACCGAGGTGCCCGGCCTCTTCGTGCTGCCGTGCGGACCGCTGCCGCCCAATCCGGCGGAGCTGCTGCACACCCAGACCTTCACGGACCTGCTGAAGGCCGCCTCCGAGCGCTTCGACCGCGTCATCCTGGACAGCCCGCCCATCAACGCGGTGGCGGACGCGGCGGTGCTGGCCACGAAGTGCGACGGCGTGGTGCTGGTGCTGAAGGCGGCCAAGACGAACCGCGAGTCGGCGCGGCGTGCGCTGCGCTCGCTGGCGGACGTGCAGGCGCGCATGTACGGCGCCATCCTCAACGACGTGGACCTGTCGGCGCCGCGCTACGGTGACTCGTATCTGGGCTACCAGGGCTACGGGCAGTACGCGGAAGACTCCAAGGATGGGGTGGCGCAGTCGTGA
- a CDS encoding bifunctional glycosyltransferase/class I SAM-dependent methyltransferase: MTPPLSFVLPFSPDTAAAASRFAHALPPGAEVVLAGEGSVDAAPSPNVHVLTVPGGKGAAIRAALEKVSGAVTVLQDPDTSYSQDVYDALVRPIQADTADAVFGLRTAQGLAPELLADRALGHVTRFVTDVPLTDPLTGLRAFRTEALRSVTLTSDDDAVDAELVVKLAAQLFRLTEVTLPPGAVPRRTPAAHLSRLKTLVRYATVRDDADNQHEGYTTLERMDGAVHYNQWLGRRFREHLGRRVLEIGAGIGTITRELESGLELLIALEVDRFYVDRLKNLFRGKPHIRPYLSDVALADWESLKTEQLDTIVLSNVLEHIPDDASAVRRFKQILAPGGRVVILVPALQQLFGAIDEAVGHYRRYTPSTLRAVLEENGFQVETLEWMNLAGLPGWFVNSRLLRRRSVPKLQLKLYDTLAPLIARAESHVKLPVGMSLFAVARATGGDA, translated from the coding sequence GTGACGCCACCGCTTTCCTTCGTCCTCCCCTTCTCGCCCGACACCGCGGCGGCAGCTTCCCGCTTCGCCCACGCGTTGCCTCCTGGCGCGGAGGTCGTCCTCGCTGGAGAGGGCTCCGTCGACGCCGCCCCCTCGCCCAACGTGCACGTCCTCACGGTGCCGGGTGGCAAGGGCGCAGCCATCCGCGCCGCGCTGGAGAAGGTGTCGGGAGCGGTGACGGTGCTGCAGGATCCGGACACCTCGTATTCGCAGGACGTCTATGACGCGCTGGTGCGCCCCATCCAGGCGGACACCGCGGACGCCGTCTTCGGCCTGCGCACGGCGCAGGGGCTGGCGCCGGAGCTGCTGGCGGACCGGGCCCTGGGCCACGTCACCCGCTTCGTCACCGACGTGCCGCTGACGGACCCGCTCACCGGTCTGCGCGCCTTCCGCACCGAGGCGCTGCGCTCCGTCACGCTCACCAGCGACGACGACGCGGTGGACGCGGAGCTGGTGGTGAAGCTGGCCGCGCAGTTGTTCCGCCTCACCGAGGTGACGCTGCCGCCTGGCGCGGTGCCTCGCCGGACGCCCGCGGCGCACCTGTCCCGGCTCAAGACGCTGGTCCGCTACGCCACGGTGCGCGACGACGCGGACAACCAGCACGAGGGCTACACCACGCTGGAGCGCATGGACGGCGCCGTCCACTACAACCAGTGGCTGGGCCGCCGCTTCCGCGAGCACCTGGGCCGCCGGGTGCTGGAGATTGGCGCCGGCATCGGCACGATTACCCGCGAGCTGGAGTCGGGCCTGGAGCTGCTCATCGCGCTGGAGGTGGACCGCTTCTACGTGGACCGCCTGAAGAACCTCTTCCGCGGCAAGCCGCACATCCGGCCGTACCTGTCCGACGTGGCCCTGGCGGACTGGGAGTCGCTCAAGACGGAGCAGTTGGACACCATCGTCCTCTCCAACGTGCTGGAGCACATCCCGGATGACGCGTCCGCCGTCCGGCGCTTCAAGCAGATTCTGGCGCCCGGAGGCCGGGTGGTCATCCTGGTGCCCGCGCTCCAGCAGCTCTTCGGCGCCATCGACGAGGCCGTGGGCCACTACCGCCGCTACACGCCTTCCACGCTGCGCGCGGTGCTGGAGGAGAATGGCTTCCAGGTGGAGACCCTGGAGTGGATGAACCTGGCCGGCCTGCCGGGGTGGTTCGTCAACAGTCGCCTGCTGCGCCGCCGTTCGGTGCCCAAGCTCCAGCTCAAGCTCTACGACACGCTGGCGCCCCTGATTGCGCGGGCGGAGTCGCACGTGAAGCTGCCGGTGGGCATGAGCCTCTTCGCCGTGGCCCGCGCCACCGGGGGCGACGCGTGA